The Octadecabacter arcticus 238 genome contains a region encoding:
- a CDS encoding uracil-DNA glycosylase family protein — protein MTLRHQITACTLCADRFAATQTAHSPRPIVWFEPTARLLIVGQAPGKKVYKSGCPFTDPSGDRLRDWLGVDETTFYDRSNVTIVPMAFCFPGNDKAGSDLPPPKVCGQTWHDSVMADLPDVKLRILVGASAHRYHLGVKTSATETVAGWRDHAPDTFVLPHPSWRNTAWLKKNPWFGAQVLPALRVRVKEVLNDGSRHN, from the coding sequence ATGACGTTGCGCCACCAAATCACTGCTTGCACCCTGTGTGCGGATCGGTTCGCCGCCACGCAAACCGCCCATTCGCCTCGCCCGATTGTCTGGTTTGAACCAACGGCGCGGCTGCTGATCGTAGGGCAAGCCCCTGGCAAGAAAGTATATAAAAGTGGTTGCCCATTTACCGATCCGTCAGGGGATCGTTTGCGCGACTGGTTGGGCGTCGACGAGACCACATTTTATGATCGGAGCAATGTTACAATCGTGCCGATGGCCTTTTGTTTTCCAGGCAATGATAAAGCTGGGTCAGATTTGCCACCGCCCAAGGTTTGTGGCCAGACATGGCACGACAGCGTGATGGCGGATCTTCCTGATGTGAAGCTTCGCATTTTGGTCGGGGCATCGGCACACCGATATCATTTGGGTGTAAAGACCAGTGCCACTGAAACTGTTGCAGGCTGGCGGGACCATGCGCCGGACACCTTTGTCTTGCCACATCCGTCGTGGCGCAATACCGCATGGCTGAAGAAGAATCCGTGGTTCGGGGCGCAGGTTTTGCCAGCGCTGCGCGTCCGTGTGAAAGAGGTTTTGAATGACGGAAGTAGACACAACTGA
- a CDS encoding IS256-like element ISOan3 family transposase: protein MKKTITASAGLASASNVHQLVETAWDKVGESFEQFCLTAGVASLVQMFGEDADTLAGGRYEHCTDKPGHRWGTAKGQVGFHGGKIELERARVRDKVTGKEIVLPSWEEASSGGFLEQWAMSLMLMNVSTRKYDRAVRLPEAKVPNKAGSGLSRSAVSRRFKALTQARLDEWMSSDLSELDLVAIQIDGLHLDDHLLVLAAVGVEVSGEKHPLGVIEGATENAATVQALLDNLIERGLDPAGCYLFIVDGAKALTKAIRRTFGADIPIQRCQIHKARNITDRLPPKLHASVRRALKQAWELDDADKAERLMRNLAQRLELEAPDVSKSILEGLDEILTVVRLGLPVELRRSLASTNIIESMNSVIRQVCRNVKRWRDAKMALRWTGAGMLEAAKGFRRLKAYKQLPILKQALLDHRNTVTLDQIKDVA, encoded by the coding sequence ATGAAGAAGACTATCACAGCAAGCGCTGGACTTGCCAGCGCGTCGAATGTTCATCAACTCGTGGAAACAGCCTGGGACAAAGTTGGCGAGAGCTTCGAGCAGTTCTGCCTGACGGCGGGCGTCGCCAGTCTGGTTCAGATGTTTGGTGAGGACGCAGATACGCTGGCGGGTGGCCGATACGAGCATTGCACTGACAAGCCTGGCCACAGATGGGGCACCGCGAAAGGTCAGGTTGGGTTCCATGGTGGGAAGATTGAGCTGGAGCGCGCCCGTGTGCGCGATAAAGTGACCGGTAAAGAGATTGTCCTGCCGAGCTGGGAAGAGGCCTCCTCGGGTGGCTTCCTTGAACAATGGGCAATGAGCCTAATGTTGATGAATGTTTCCACCCGTAAGTATGACCGAGCTGTACGGCTGCCCGAAGCGAAGGTGCCTAATAAGGCAGGGAGCGGGCTGTCCAGGTCAGCAGTTTCGCGTCGCTTCAAAGCACTCACCCAAGCGCGCCTGGATGAGTGGATGTCATCTGATCTATCGGAGCTTGACCTTGTAGCGATCCAGATCGACGGGCTGCATTTGGACGATCATTTGTTGGTGCTTGCGGCCGTGGGTGTGGAGGTTTCAGGCGAAAAGCACCCTCTGGGCGTCATTGAAGGGGCGACCGAGAACGCCGCGACGGTTCAGGCGCTTTTGGACAATCTGATAGAGCGTGGGCTCGATCCAGCGGGCTGCTATTTGTTCATCGTAGATGGGGCTAAGGCACTGACCAAGGCAATTCGGCGCACATTTGGTGCCGATATTCCCATCCAAAGATGCCAGATACACAAGGCCCGCAACATAACTGACAGGCTTCCTCCAAAGCTGCACGCCTCCGTACGCCGCGCGCTGAAGCAAGCATGGGAGCTTGATGATGCCGACAAAGCCGAGCGGTTGATGCGGAATCTTGCCCAGCGACTAGAGCTTGAGGCTCCGGACGTTTCAAAGTCGATCCTTGAGGGCCTAGACGAAATTCTAACTGTTGTTAGGTTGGGGCTACCTGTGGAATTGAGACGCTCATTGGCCAGCACCAACATCATTGAATCTATGAACAGCGTGATCCGACAGGTCTGTCGAAACGTCAAACGCTGGCGCGATGCAAAAATGGCGCTGCGCTGGACAGGGGCTGGTATGCTGGAAGCCGCGAAAGGCTTCCGCCGCCTAAAGGCCTACAAGCAACTCCCCATTCTCAAGCAAGCTTTGCTAGATCATCGCAATACCGTAACGCTTGACCAAATCAAGGACGTCGCCTAA
- a CDS encoding 2-hydroxyacid dehydrogenase: MTKNTPICALFSAGDAAWPDYAAALPPAFAAQGLTVDVSRDHAPETVDYIIAAPNGPVQDFAPFTRCKAVLNLWAGVEDIATNKTLTQPLARMVDPGLTDGMVEWVVGHTMRHHLGIDDHIHGQDGIWRAAFPPLAQERPVTILGLGALGAACAKMLTALNFPVTGWSRSQKDIVNVTCLSGNDGLRDALTDAEIVVLLLPLTDATTNILNAEKLALLVDGAFIINPGRGPLIDDVALLKALDRNVAHATLDVFRTEPLPKSHAFWDHPKITVTPHIASTTRASTAALCIAENIRRGEDGLPFMHLVDRSKGY; encoded by the coding sequence ATGACTAAAAACACACCCATCTGCGCGCTATTTTCCGCAGGCGATGCCGCTTGGCCCGACTACGCAGCGGCACTGCCTCCTGCATTTGCGGCGCAGGGTTTAACGGTTGATGTGTCGCGCGACCACGCGCCTGAAACGGTCGACTACATCATCGCCGCCCCGAATGGCCCGGTACAAGATTTTGCTCCGTTCACCCGCTGTAAGGCCGTGCTGAACCTTTGGGCAGGTGTCGAAGATATCGCAACCAACAAGACCCTGACCCAACCGCTGGCGCGCATGGTTGACCCTGGCCTGACTGACGGCATGGTCGAATGGGTTGTCGGGCACACGATGCGCCACCACCTTGGCATCGACGATCACATTCATGGACAAGACGGCATCTGGCGCGCCGCATTTCCGCCGTTGGCGCAGGAACGCCCGGTAACAATCCTTGGCCTTGGCGCGCTCGGGGCCGCCTGCGCCAAAATGCTTACGGCTTTGAATTTTCCTGTGACGGGATGGAGCCGTTCCCAAAAAGACATCGTAAACGTGACCTGCCTTTCCGGCAATGACGGCTTGCGTGACGCCTTGACAGATGCAGAAATTGTCGTGCTATTGCTGCCGCTTACGGATGCGACAACCAATATCCTGAACGCCGAAAAACTCGCACTCCTTGTGGACGGGGCATTCATCATCAACCCCGGTCGCGGCCCCCTGATTGACGACGTGGCACTGCTTAAGGCGCTTGACCGCAATGTCGCCCACGCCACACTGGACGTTTTTCGGACCGAACCTTTGCCAAAAAGCCACGCATTCTGGGACCATCCCAAGATAACAGTTACGCCGCATATCGCATCCACAACGCGGGCCAGCACAGCCGCACTCTGCATCGCGGAAAACATCCGGCGCGGCGAAGACGGCTTACCCTTCATGCACCTCGTGGATCGCAGCAAAGGCTACTAA
- a CDS encoding SseB family protein: MTEVDTTEIDLAHAAMVADDADDLARLRFYERLAESELFMLLEAEVEGDQISPAMFEAEDQQFVLIFDREARMSEFYGKAIAPYAALSGRGMAQMLEGQRIGMALNMGVAPSAMLVSADAVDWLAQTLGSDPEEVDGQITQVSAPTGLPDILLEALDRKLATAAGLAVEAYLCGVTYEGGARGHMLAFVGTIEGAEGALTAAVNEALVFSGIEAGMLDVAHLAGGDPVSERVAKVGLRFDLPTPQMPGSSNGQPGANPGMDPTKPPKLH; encoded by the coding sequence ATGACGGAAGTAGACACAACTGAAATTGATTTGGCCCACGCCGCTATGGTCGCCGATGATGCGGATGATCTGGCGCGTTTGCGGTTTTACGAACGACTGGCAGAGTCCGAGCTGTTCATGTTGCTTGAGGCAGAGGTTGAGGGAGACCAGATTTCGCCAGCAATGTTTGAAGCAGAAGATCAACAATTTGTTTTGATTTTTGACCGCGAGGCGCGGATGTCAGAGTTTTATGGAAAAGCGATCGCACCCTACGCTGCGCTGTCTGGGCGAGGCATGGCGCAGATGCTTGAAGGCCAGCGGATCGGGATGGCGCTGAACATGGGCGTGGCCCCGTCCGCTATGCTGGTTTCGGCTGACGCCGTGGATTGGTTGGCACAGACATTGGGGTCGGATCCCGAAGAAGTGGACGGCCAGATCACGCAGGTAAGTGCGCCGACGGGTTTGCCGGACATCTTGCTAGAGGCGCTTGATCGAAAGCTTGCTACAGCCGCAGGGCTGGCGGTTGAGGCTTACCTGTGTGGTGTGACCTACGAGGGCGGCGCGCGCGGGCACATGTTGGCGTTTGTTGGCACCATTGAGGGCGCTGAGGGCGCATTGACGGCGGCAGTAAATGAGGCGTTGGTGTTTTCTGGCATCGAGGCAGGCATGCTTGATGTTGCGCATCTGGCCGGGGGTGATCCGGTGTCTGAACGGGTCGCCAAAGTCGGGCTGCGGTTTGATCTGCCAACGCCGCAGATGCCGGGATCTAGCAATGGTCAGCCCGGTGCAAACCCCGGTATGGACCCGACCAAGCCACCTAAGCTGCATTAA